One part of the Bradyrhizobium sp. CB1650 genome encodes these proteins:
- a CDS encoding bile acid:sodium symporter translates to MAIGSFEPGSGEQITSMSRPKYLPGNFTLALIATVVAASVLPCRGAAALAVGHLTVLAIALLFFLHGAKLSREAVIAAASHWRLHALVLLTTFVLFPLFGVAFRPILSPLVTPALYAGILFLCTLPSTVQSSIAFAAIAKGNVPVAICSASASSIIGIFVTSLVVSLLLSNHAAAAASSWYAVGEITLQLFVPFVCGQLLQSTIGGWIGRHEGMVGAVDQGSILLIVYSAFSEAVSQGLWRQIPPSALAGLLVADGILLAAALITTGFVSKWLGFERADRVAIIFCGSKKSLSQGVTMAKVIFASHAVGAVILPLIVFHQIQLMVCAALAQRWGRRAEFPTPGSTGAKSLVAR, encoded by the coding sequence TTGGCGATCGGCTCTTTCGAACCCGGTTCTGGCGAACAAATCACCAGCATGTCCCGACCCAAGTACCTGCCCGGAAATTTCACGCTGGCGCTGATCGCGACCGTCGTCGCGGCGAGCGTCCTGCCATGCCGCGGTGCGGCGGCGCTGGCGGTCGGTCATCTCACCGTCCTCGCCATAGCCCTGCTGTTTTTCCTGCATGGGGCAAAGCTGTCGCGCGAAGCTGTGATCGCGGCGGCAAGTCACTGGCGGCTGCACGCTCTGGTGTTGCTGACGACGTTCGTGCTGTTTCCGCTGTTCGGCGTGGCCTTCAGGCCCATCCTCTCTCCGCTTGTGACGCCGGCGCTGTACGCCGGCATCCTGTTCCTGTGCACCCTGCCGTCCACGGTCCAATCTTCGATCGCCTTCGCCGCCATCGCGAAGGGCAACGTTCCGGTCGCGATTTGCAGCGCCTCAGCCTCGAGTATCATCGGCATCTTCGTCACGTCGCTCGTCGTGAGCCTCCTGCTTTCAAATCACGCGGCAGCGGCGGCTTCGAGCTGGTATGCTGTCGGTGAGATCACGTTGCAGTTGTTCGTGCCGTTCGTCTGCGGACAGCTGCTCCAGTCGACGATTGGCGGATGGATCGGGCGTCACGAGGGCATGGTTGGTGCGGTCGACCAGGGCTCGATCTTGCTCATTGTCTATTCCGCCTTCAGCGAGGCGGTCAGCCAAGGCCTGTGGCGTCAGATTCCGCCGTCCGCGCTCGCGGGGCTGCTCGTCGCCGACGGCATCCTTCTCGCCGCCGCCCTGATCACGACCGGGTTCGTCAGCAAATGGCTGGGCTTCGAGCGTGCCGATCGGGTGGCCATTATCTTTTGTGGCTCGAAGAAGAGCCTGTCCCAAGGTGTCACCATGGCTAAGGTTATCTTTGCGTCGCACGCGGTCGGCGCGGTGATCCTGCCGCTCATCGTCTTCCATCAGATTCAACTGATGGTCTGTGCGGCGCTCGCCCAGCGGTGGGGTCGTCGTGCAGAGTTCCCTACGCCCGGTTCGACCGGTGCGAAATCCCTCGTCGCGCGCTGA
- a CDS encoding DUF3606 domain-containing protein encodes MSDNLTKKDQRDRSKINMHEDFEVKYWMKELGVSKEELQRAVDKVGNSAAAVRKELSA; translated from the coding sequence ATGAGCGACAACCTCACGAAAAAGGACCAGCGAGACCGTAGCAAGATCAACATGCATGAGGACTTCGAGGTCAAGTACTGGATGAAGGAGCTGGGTGTCTCGAAGGAGGAGCTGCAGAGAGCCGTCGACAAGGTCGGCAATTCGGCCGCTGCAGTTCGGAAAGAGCTGTCGGCGTAG
- a CDS encoding ATP-dependent DNA ligase, producing MYYAFDILWLDGKDLRRTPQIERKAILKRLFESCHIEPPILYSEHLVGDGQVLFEHASRLKFEGIVSKRADAPYRSERTQAWAKVKAVHAGQFPVVGFIKDPTGVAALYLGKQEGKELVYMGKVGTGWSRTVSSQIRKQLDTVVSPKSKLTKPIRKPKATWVEPKFYADIEYRDITAEGLLRAGSFKGLSKGTRRF from the coding sequence TTGTACTACGCCTTCGACATCCTCTGGCTTGACGGCAAAGACCTCCGCCGAACGCCACAGATTGAGCGCAAGGCGATACTGAAGCGCCTGTTCGAGAGCTGCCACATCGAGCCTCCTATTCTGTATAGCGAACACCTGGTCGGCGACGGGCAGGTGCTCTTCGAGCATGCCAGCAGGCTCAAATTCGAAGGTATCGTCTCCAAGCGCGCAGATGCGCCGTACCGTTCGGAGCGAACACAAGCATGGGCAAAAGTCAAAGCCGTCCACGCCGGCCAATTCCCGGTGGTCGGGTTCATCAAGGACCCGACCGGTGTTGCCGCGCTCTATCTCGGCAAGCAGGAAGGCAAAGAGCTGGTCTACATGGGCAAGGTTGGGACCGGGTGGTCCCGGACAGTATCCAGCCAAATCCGCAAGCAGCTCGATACGGTTGTTAGTCCGAAGTCTAAGTTGACGAAACCGATTAGGAAGCCGAAGGCCACTTGGGTTGAGCCGAAGTTCTATGCCGACATCGAGTATCGGGACATCACGGCGGAAGGCTTGCTGCGGGCTGGCTCGTTCAAAGGGCTCAGCAAAGGAACGCGTCGCTTCTAA
- a CDS encoding IclR family transcriptional regulator C-terminal domain-containing protein, producing the protein MALKDIAPLADLTTSATNNYLVSLVRIGLAAADERPGHYRLGPAALSLGVSAIQQIDGFEIVRREVTNLRDATRRSAAVTTWTDDGPISLFKQDGDQRGAFEFRTGLIPMLSSAAGKIYAARLPANLTAHLIEREWDAVFGGRADVSRFKDDATRELKRKGYTSIVRSDLAGYVSIAAPVLDWNGDLRFTLSLAGTRASMTIEPSSDQVKALLDSAARATRALGGKSDRRD; encoded by the coding sequence ATGGCCTTGAAGGACATCGCACCGCTGGCGGATCTGACGACGAGTGCCACGAATAACTATCTCGTGAGCCTCGTCAGAATCGGGCTCGCCGCCGCGGATGAAAGACCGGGCCACTATCGCCTCGGGCCTGCGGCGCTCTCGCTCGGCGTCAGCGCCATCCAGCAGATCGACGGCTTCGAGATCGTTCGCCGTGAGGTCACCAATCTGCGCGACGCGACGCGGCGAAGCGCCGCAGTTACCACGTGGACCGATGACGGCCCGATCAGCCTGTTCAAGCAGGACGGCGATCAGCGCGGCGCATTCGAGTTTCGCACCGGGCTGATCCCGATGCTCTCCTCTGCCGCAGGCAAGATCTACGCGGCCCGGCTGCCGGCCAACCTGACGGCGCACCTCATCGAGCGGGAATGGGACGCCGTGTTTGGCGGTAGAGCCGATGTCAGCAGATTCAAGGACGATGCGACGCGCGAGCTAAAGCGAAAGGGCTATACCAGCATCGTCAGATCAGACCTCGCCGGATACGTCTCCATCGCGGCCCCCGTGCTCGACTGGAACGGCGATCTCCGCTTCACGCTCAGTCTCGCCGGGACCCGCGCGTCCATGACGATCGAACCGTCAAGCGACCAGGTGAAGGCGCTACTCGACAGCGCCGCGCGAGCTACGCGCGCTCTGGGCGGCAAGTCCGACCGGCGTGATTAA
- a CDS encoding carboxymuconolactone decarboxylase family protein: MGGLTKRDQEVIKLVISEAAGCDYCVAAHNHLAKLAGVKPEELKRIRERRATGDEKRDALIRFVRKLAQSSGTVSDEDFAAIKSAGYSDAQLVEISLAFATTVFTNVFNRINDTEIDFPAVA; this comes from the coding sequence TTGGGCGGCCTGACCAAGCGCGACCAGGAGGTCATCAAGCTCGTCATCAGCGAAGCCGCCGGCTGCGACTACTGTGTCGCCGCCCATAATCATCTCGCCAAGCTCGCCGGGGTGAAGCCCGAAGAGTTGAAGAGGATCCGCGAGCGCCGGGCGACCGGTGATGAAAAGCGCGATGCGCTGATTCGCTTCGTCCGCAAGCTTGCGCAGTCCAGCGGTACCGTCAGCGACGAGGATTTCGCCGCGATCAAGTCGGCCGGCTACAGCGATGCGCAACTGGTGGAGATCAGCCTCGCGTTCGCGACCACCGTCTTCACCAACGTCTTCAACCGCATCAATGACACCGAGATCGACTTCCCCGCCGTCGCGTGA
- a CDS encoding FAD-dependent monooxygenase, which yields MKQLHALVIGAGIGGTAAAIALRRAGLDVSLFEQTVAQREVGAGIQISPNASRLLGRYGLDEAMAQAAVRPSAVVFRRWQDGHVLGREELGDAIENRYGTPYYHFHRADLISLLADAFGRNEIELGGRLVDIEQDESGVTARFEDGTSARGDLLIGADGIHSQVRERLFGVEKPRFSGQIAYRGLAPSERVAHLGLPLEVTNWVGPGGHFVHYFVSSGRFLNFVAVSEEATWTREQWSDRGSIDDAAKQYQGWHPQLATILGAVDETFKWALFDRNPLPEWTKGRVALLGDACHPMLPYMAQGAAQAIEDGAALAACLKHSDFDIPSAFRAYVALRKPRATEVQERSRANATSFHLPDGPEQLDRDRLFATRGVRGSSEAMNKLYGYDAEVVAPTLEEKR from the coding sequence GTGAAGCAGCTTCATGCCCTGGTAATCGGCGCCGGTATCGGCGGCACGGCGGCTGCCATCGCGTTGCGTCGGGCCGGCCTCGACGTGTCTCTGTTCGAGCAGACTGTGGCGCAACGCGAGGTTGGCGCGGGCATTCAGATTAGCCCGAACGCCTCCCGGCTTCTGGGCCGCTACGGGCTTGACGAAGCCATGGCGCAGGCTGCGGTCCGCCCGTCCGCGGTCGTCTTCCGTCGCTGGCAGGACGGTCACGTCCTGGGACGCGAAGAGCTCGGTGACGCGATAGAGAATCGCTATGGGACGCCTTACTACCATTTCCACAGAGCTGACCTGATCTCCCTTCTGGCCGACGCATTCGGTCGCAACGAGATCGAGCTTGGAGGACGTCTGGTCGATATCGAGCAAGACGAAAGCGGCGTGACTGCCCGCTTTGAGGATGGCACGTCCGCGCGCGGCGATCTCCTCATCGGGGCCGACGGTATCCACTCCCAGGTCCGCGAGCGGCTTTTCGGTGTGGAAAAGCCACGGTTCTCCGGGCAGATCGCGTACCGAGGGCTCGCGCCTAGCGAACGCGTCGCGCATCTCGGCCTTCCGCTTGAGGTTACGAACTGGGTGGGACCGGGTGGGCATTTCGTCCACTATTTCGTTTCATCAGGTCGATTCCTGAACTTTGTGGCAGTCAGCGAAGAGGCGACATGGACGCGGGAGCAATGGTCTGATCGCGGTTCGATCGACGATGCCGCGAAGCAGTATCAGGGGTGGCATCCGCAGCTCGCAACGATCCTGGGTGCGGTCGACGAGACGTTCAAATGGGCATTATTCGATCGCAATCCACTTCCGGAATGGACGAAGGGACGCGTCGCGCTGCTGGGCGACGCCTGCCATCCCATGTTGCCTTATATGGCGCAGGGCGCAGCCCAGGCCATCGAGGATGGAGCCGCGCTGGCAGCCTGCCTGAAACACTCAGACTTCGACATTCCATCGGCGTTTCGGGCTTACGTCGCCTTGCGCAAGCCGCGCGCGACCGAAGTGCAGGAACGATCCCGCGCCAATGCCACGAGCTTCCACCTGCCGGACGGACCAGAACAGCTCGACAGGGATCGCCTGTTCGCGACGCGAGGCGTGCGCGGCAGCTCTGAGGCAATGAACAAACTTTATGGCTACGACGCAGAAGTAGTTGCGCCGACGCTGGAGGAGAAACGATGA
- a CDS encoding VOC family protein, with protein MTRAFQIAYVDLDTPVAEQEIAYYDRVLGATPTERGSDGRAYFSLGLDHHNITVKPASEKRLTALGLRIEQESADDAVKSLGDLGLSGEKKSDSRPGVPVLVEVVVAGHTLHLVPEMAMPGPGFRTSGVVPSRLGHVALITPEADRFVEFCSAIGFRTTDWFEGIATFLTCNHDHHVLNVVGAPETRLHHLAFELRSRAAHHDAADFLARKGHPILWGPTRHTAGHNLASYHYDPGRFLIELYSDMDVLIPELNIFEPRPWHEAYPQRPRVWTIEQLTTWGTRFDFDLKTA; from the coding sequence ATGACACGCGCTTTCCAAATCGCCTATGTCGATCTCGACACGCCGGTCGCGGAGCAGGAGATCGCCTATTACGACCGCGTGCTCGGCGCAACTCCCACCGAGCGCGGATCCGACGGCCGCGCCTATTTCAGCCTCGGACTCGACCACCACAACATCACCGTCAAGCCGGCATCCGAGAAGCGCCTCACGGCGCTCGGCCTGAGGATCGAGCAGGAATCGGCCGACGACGCCGTGAAGTCGCTCGGCGATCTCGGTTTGTCCGGAGAAAAGAAAAGCGACTCGCGGCCGGGCGTTCCCGTCCTGGTCGAGGTTGTCGTGGCGGGGCACACACTCCATCTGGTGCCGGAAATGGCCATGCCGGGCCCCGGCTTCCGCACTTCGGGTGTCGTCCCGTCGCGTCTTGGACACGTCGCTCTGATCACGCCGGAAGCCGACAGATTTGTGGAGTTCTGCTCGGCGATCGGATTCCGCACGACCGACTGGTTCGAGGGTATTGCGACGTTCCTGACCTGCAACCACGATCACCACGTCCTCAACGTCGTCGGCGCGCCGGAAACCCGGCTTCATCACTTGGCTTTTGAGTTGCGCAGCCGCGCCGCGCATCATGATGCGGCGGATTTCCTGGCCAGGAAAGGCCATCCGATCCTCTGGGGTCCGACGCGGCATACCGCGGGCCACAACCTCGCGTCCTATCACTACGACCCAGGCCGTTTTCTGATCGAGCTTTATTCCGACATGGACGTGCTCATTCCGGAGCTCAACATTTTCGAGCCGCGGCCCTGGCATGAGGCGTATCCCCAGCGTCCCAGGGTGTGGACCATCGAGCAGTTGACGACATGGGGAACCCGGTTCGACTTCGACCTGAAGACGGCCTGA
- a CDS encoding NAD(P)H-dependent oxidoreductase, whose translation MMSTVPTRLVGLPGSLRKASFSRAMLARLRDNLPASAGLEIVSPRLPLYNEDEDGDNAAEEVRHFRNAIASSAGLIIATPEYNHGIPGVLKNALDWASRPYGKSVLIEKPVLVISVSHAFTGGARAHAQVNETLLSIPARLVAGAQVVIGSVTEELSMGSRSSVSHCSPSID comes from the coding sequence ATGATGTCTACGGTCCCAACCCGTCTTGTCGGGCTACCTGGTAGTCTTCGCAAGGCCTCCTTTTCGCGCGCAATGCTGGCCCGTCTGCGGGACAACCTTCCAGCAAGCGCGGGCCTCGAAATCGTGAGTCCTAGGCTTCCACTCTACAACGAGGATGAGGATGGCGATAACGCCGCGGAGGAGGTGCGGCATTTTCGAAATGCGATCGCGTCCAGTGCCGGTTTGATCATCGCGACACCGGAATACAATCACGGGATTCCGGGCGTTCTGAAAAATGCGCTGGACTGGGCGTCTCGCCCATATGGGAAGTCCGTGCTGATCGAGAAGCCCGTCTTGGTGATATCGGTTTCTCATGCCTTCACCGGTGGCGCTCGAGCTCACGCGCAGGTCAACGAGACGCTGCTTTCCATTCCGGCACGCCTTGTTGCCGGAGCGCAGGTTGTGATCGGGAGCGTCACGGAAGAATTGTCGATGGGCAGTCGTTCCTCAGTTTCGCACTGCAGTCCGTCGATCGATTGA
- a CDS encoding DUF417 family protein, with protein MTTLANTTENPLVRALHKSGLLAEDLDYHVVRASMVIMFLFFSYQKWFPYEFKRLVPFISNGLLIWWLYPVFGHAGASYFLGASELTFGSLLLAGFWDKRLGVLGALGSTGTFIATVTIIPFMPEGWDVAAGGFPAMTGNVPFLMKDVVLLAVSLYLLRQDVVRLTRQ; from the coding sequence ATGACTACGCTTGCCAATACCACAGAAAATCCGCTTGTCCGCGCACTGCACAAGTCCGGCCTGCTTGCGGAGGACCTCGACTACCACGTCGTCCGGGCCTCGATGGTGATCATGTTTCTCTTCTTCAGTTACCAGAAGTGGTTTCCCTACGAGTTCAAGAGATTGGTCCCATTCATCAGCAACGGCCTTCTGATCTGGTGGCTCTATCCCGTGTTCGGTCACGCCGGCGCCAGCTATTTCCTGGGCGCCTCGGAGTTGACGTTCGGGTCCCTGCTGCTCGCGGGCTTCTGGGACAAGCGGCTTGGCGTTCTTGGCGCTCTCGGCTCGACCGGCACCTTCATCGCGACGGTCACGATCATTCCGTTCATGCCGGAGGGCTGGGATGTCGCCGCGGGCGGCTTCCCGGCGATGACCGGCAACGTGCCCTTCCTGATGAAGGACGTCGTTCTCCTCGCCGTCTCGCTCTACCTCCTGAGGCAGGACGTGGTTCGCCTGACGCGGCAATGA
- a CDS encoding VOC family protein, producing the protein MPSSAIRSAYTVAHVMDRMQAFYAEALELSLAFRDQDKWCQFKAGPITFALSSASEAARDARGSVIVFDATDMAAAAVRIERLGGQHLATRDMGAHGSVATFADPEGNLFQLHVRRAPSA; encoded by the coding sequence ATGCCTTCCAGTGCCATCCGGAGTGCCTACACGGTCGCCCATGTCATGGATCGCATGCAGGCCTTCTACGCAGAGGCACTGGAGCTTTCGCTGGCTTTTCGCGACCAGGACAAGTGGTGTCAGTTCAAGGCAGGGCCGATCACCTTTGCCCTGAGCTCGGCGTCCGAGGCGGCGAGGGACGCGCGCGGCAGCGTGATCGTTTTCGACGCGACCGACATGGCTGCGGCCGCAGTGCGCATCGAGCGACTTGGCGGCCAGCACCTCGCAACGCGCGACATGGGCGCTCATGGCAGCGTCGCCACCTTCGCCGACCCCGAAGGCAATCTGTTCCAGCTTCACGTCAGGCGCGCCCCGTCGGCCTGA
- a CDS encoding FAD-dependent monooxygenase: MLDQRSVRVLLAGDSAHQFIPTGGYGMNSGVGDAVDLGWKLAATLQGFGGPGLLESYEIERRPVATRNRDASGRHMQVRMQIAEAYGNLLEGDNGDGSVRRAEVGAEIAKLGNAENEWFGIEHGFIYQGSPIVADGLDTPFAFDPAIYKPTTRPGARLPSTLLKDGTALYDRLGPYFTLVDFRGGDLSPFVDAAARRRIPLSVLQLDEPDLKGVYGQDTLLLRPDHHVAWRGTGGKTPDADAILATALGWGAQR, from the coding sequence ATACTTGACCAACGGTCGGTACGCGTCCTGCTCGCAGGCGATTCTGCACATCAGTTCATCCCGACAGGCGGCTATGGGATGAATTCCGGGGTTGGCGATGCCGTCGACCTCGGATGGAAGCTGGCGGCGACCTTGCAGGGCTTCGGCGGGCCCGGCCTGCTCGAATCGTATGAGATCGAGCGGCGTCCGGTGGCGACGCGAAATCGTGACGCATCCGGCCGCCACATGCAGGTGCGCATGCAGATTGCCGAAGCCTACGGAAACCTGCTGGAAGGCGACAACGGCGATGGTTCCGTGCGCCGAGCGGAAGTCGGTGCAGAGATTGCCAAACTCGGCAACGCCGAGAACGAATGGTTCGGGATCGAGCACGGTTTCATCTATCAGGGATCGCCGATCGTCGCGGACGGTTTGGACACTCCGTTTGCGTTTGATCCTGCTATCTACAAGCCGACAACCAGGCCCGGCGCGCGCTTGCCGAGCACGTTGCTGAAAGACGGGACGGCGCTCTACGATCGGCTGGGCCCATATTTCACGCTCGTCGACTTCCGCGGGGGAGATTTATCACCGTTTGTCGACGCTGCGGCGCGTCGACGGATACCGCTGTCGGTCTTGCAACTCGATGAGCCAGATCTGAAAGGTGTTTACGGACAGGACACGCTGCTCCTGCGGCCCGACCATCACGTCGCGTGGCGCGGAACGGGCGGTAAGACACCTGACGCCGACGCGATCCTCGCGACGGCTCTCGGCTGGGGGGCGCAACGGTGA